A genome region from Deinococcus sp. HSC-46F16 includes the following:
- a CDS encoding ribosome-binding factor A — protein sequence MKPAQVQAQLIRVLSSAIAELRDPRVPLIVTVERVTVTPDYGLARVYVSAMGADMPALLDALGRARGHLQREVSAQVRMRRTPTLEFYDAAESRL from the coding sequence ATGAAGCCCGCCCAGGTGCAGGCCCAGCTCATCCGCGTCCTTTCCTCGGCCATCGCGGAACTGCGTGACCCCCGCGTGCCCCTGATCGTGACGGTGGAGCGCGTGACCGTGACCCCCGACTACGGCCTCGCCCGCGTGTATGTCAGCGCGATGGGGGCGGACATGCCCGCGCTCCTCGACGCCCTGGGCCGGGCACGCGGCCACCTCCAGCGCGAGGTCTCGGCGCAGGTGCGGATGCGCCGCACGCCCACGCTGGAGTTCTACGACGCGGCGGAGTCGCGGCTGTGA
- a CDS encoding DUF4097 family beta strand repeat-containing protein, translated as MTAPTRPPARPLAPVLARIALGLGLVAAGAGLTWAGWRVTPIPGLSVRETPLEVPLDGASALAVRLTGDRTDLAVAGLPWPGRAALVGRATHRERNPLHVQTSREGATLRADVRLDVAPLSDDRVNLNTPAVQHRLEVQLSRGVPLTLGADTASGDLRLDLHALRLRELTARTRSGSLVATLPAGESGPLTLGTASGAVTLRAPAAWRAPSLSVTTGSGAVTLRLGEAWAERLTVTTQSGDVAGELPRGETGRVASGSGDLALRLPDGAAGSLAFQTTSGEVRLSLPPDSSARVRLVGGRLLDPPGDLLRQGDVIATDPAALTDPDLDLRVEAPRLRLARRLPDDEGDMP; from the coding sequence GTGACCGCCCCCACCCGGCCCCCCGCGCGGCCCCTGGCCCCGGTGCTGGCCCGCATCGCGCTGGGGCTGGGGCTGGTCGCGGCGGGGGCGGGCCTGACCTGGGCGGGCTGGCGGGTCACCCCCATTCCCGGCCTGAGTGTGCGCGAGACGCCGCTGGAAGTGCCGCTGGACGGGGCCTCGGCGCTCGCCGTGCGGCTGACGGGCGACCGCACCGACCTCGCCGTGGCGGGACTGCCGTGGCCGGGCCGGGCTGCGCTGGTCGGGCGGGCCACCCACCGTGAGCGCAATCCGCTGCACGTTCAGACCTCGCGTGAGGGGGCCACCCTGCGGGCCGACGTGCGGCTGGACGTGGCCCCGCTGAGTGACGACCGGGTCAACCTCAACACCCCCGCCGTGCAGCACCGCTTGGAGGTGCAGCTCTCGCGCGGGGTGCCGCTCACCCTGGGGGCCGACACTGCGAGCGGCGACCTGCGGCTGGACCTGCACGCGCTGCGGCTGCGCGAGCTGACCGCCCGCACCCGCTCCGGCTCGCTGGTGGCGACCCTGCCCGCCGGGGAGAGCGGTCCCCTGACGCTGGGCACGGCGAGCGGGGCGGTGACCCTCCGCGCTCCGGCCGCGTGGCGGGCGCCCTCCCTGAGCGTCACCACTGGCAGCGGCGCGGTGACCCTGCGGCTGGGGGAGGCGTGGGCAGAGCGGCTGACCGTTACCACCCAGAGCGGCGACGTGGCGGGCGAACTGCCGCGCGGGGAGACGGGCCGCGTGGCCTCCGGCTCCGGCGACCTCGCCCTGCGGCTGCCGGACGGGGCGGCGGGGAGCCTCGCGTTTCAGACCACCTCCGGGGAGGTGCGCCTCAGCCTCCCCCCCGACTCCTCCGCCCGCGTGCGGCTGGTGGGCGGCCGCTTGCTGGACCCGCCGGGCGACCTGCTGCGGCAGGGGGACGTGATCGCCACCGACCCCGCCGCCCTGACCGACCCCGACCTCGACCTCCGGGTGGAGGCGCCCCGCTTGCGCCTCGCCCGCCGACTGCCCGACGACGAAGGAGACATGCCATGA
- a CDS encoding ABC transporter permease: MDGLFAQLLTTAFLATFIRSVVPLLLTGLGGLFSERSGVVNIALDGLIIFGALAGAVATLALEPSLGSLAPWVGWLAGALVGGLIAWVHAVVSIKYRADQVISGTAINLLATGVPAVILTALYGSSTESPKVQNALPLWGIGELRFSPPVFFALLTALVTWYVLYRTPFGLRLRATGEHPGAAASMGVNVRRMRYSGVILSGLLAGTAGVFLSIGNLDSYVRNISAGLGFISLAALIFGQWKPLGVLAATILFGFLQALSITLGGTDLLPPTLVQALPYLITIIALAFTGRSAGPKALGKPLDG, translated from the coding sequence ATGGACGGCTTGTTCGCACAACTCTTGACCACGGCCTTCCTCGCCACCTTCATCCGCAGCGTGGTGCCGCTGCTGCTGACCGGGCTGGGCGGCCTCTTTTCCGAACGCAGCGGCGTGGTGAACATCGCGCTCGACGGCCTGATCATCTTCGGGGCGCTTGCGGGCGCGGTGGCGACGCTGGCGCTGGAACCCTCGCTGGGCTCGCTGGCTCCCTGGGTGGGGTGGCTGGCGGGCGCCCTCGTGGGCGGCCTGATCGCCTGGGTCCACGCGGTCGTCTCCATCAAGTACCGGGCCGATCAGGTGATCTCGGGCACGGCGATCAACCTGCTGGCGACCGGGGTGCCCGCCGTGATTCTGACCGCCCTGTACGGCAGCAGCACCGAAAGCCCCAAGGTGCAGAACGCCCTGCCGCTGTGGGGCATCGGGGAACTGCGCTTCAGCCCGCCCGTGTTCTTCGCGCTGCTCACGGCCCTGGTGACGTGGTACGTGCTGTACCGCACCCCCTTCGGCCTGCGGCTGCGGGCCACCGGCGAGCACCCCGGCGCGGCGGCCAGCATGGGCGTCAACGTGCGGCGGATGCGCTACAGCGGCGTGATTCTCTCGGGCCTGCTGGCGGGCACGGCGGGCGTCTTCCTGAGCATCGGCAATCTGGATTCCTACGTACGGAACATCAGCGCGGGCCTGGGCTTCATCTCGCTGGCCGCGCTGATCTTCGGGCAGTGGAAGCCGCTGGGCGTGCTCGCGGCGACGATCCTGTTCGGGTTCCTTCAGGCCCTGTCCATCACGCTGGGAGGCACCGACCTGCTGCCGCCCACGCTGGTGCAGGCGCTGCCATACCTGATCACGATCATCGCGCTGGCCTTTACCGGGCGCAGCGCGGGTCCCAAGGCGCTGGGCAAACCGCTGGACGGGTAG
- a CDS encoding response regulator transcription factor has product MTDPHPVRVLLVDDHAVVRQGLRLFLGLDPSLEVVGEAANGEEALAEAGRLHPDVVVMDLMMPVMDGIQATRAIRRSLPDTEVIALTSTLEEHKVNGAIDAGAMGYMLKDASSDTLAEAIHAAARGEVRLHPEAARRLVRDFRSTDMRESLTPKEVIVLQLIARGYSNRDIAADQNVTEATVKTHVSRLLSKLGLESRTQAALYALRHGLARLE; this is encoded by the coding sequence ATGACCGACCCCCACCCCGTCCGTGTCCTGCTGGTGGACGACCACGCCGTCGTTCGGCAAGGCCTGCGGCTCTTTCTGGGCCTCGACCCATCCCTGGAGGTCGTGGGCGAGGCCGCCAACGGCGAGGAGGCCCTCGCGGAAGCCGGGCGCCTGCACCCCGACGTGGTCGTGATGGACTTGATGATGCCCGTGATGGACGGCATCCAGGCCACCCGCGCCATCCGCCGCAGCCTGCCCGACACCGAGGTCATCGCCCTGACGAGCACCCTGGAAGAACACAAGGTCAACGGCGCCATCGACGCCGGGGCGATGGGCTACATGCTCAAGGACGCTTCCTCCGACACGCTGGCGGAAGCCATCCACGCCGCCGCACGGGGCGAGGTGCGGCTGCACCCGGAAGCGGCCCGGCGGCTGGTGCGGGACTTTCGCTCGACCGACATGCGCGAGAGCCTGACGCCCAAGGAGGTGATCGTGCTGCAACTGATCGCGCGGGGGTACTCCAACCGCGACATCGCCGCCGACCAGAACGTCACCGAGGCGACCGTGAAGACGCACGTGAGCCGGTTGCTGAGCAAGCTGGGGCTGGAGAGCCGCACCCAGGCGGCGCTGTACGCGCTGCGGCACGGGCTGGCGAGGCTGGAGTGA
- a CDS encoding chlorite dismutase family protein — protein MMVDLDPSGQVTQRDPDRAQRQFLNYAFFKLDPAFRRLSPAEREELKAEFLAAAEGWVTDAPAEAGHIQRTYSLVGVRGDVDFMLWRIAFDVRDFQEAQGRLNRTRLMGYLTQPYNFISMNKRSQYVNRVEGSGHGLEILPGQGKFLFIYPFVKTRAWYDLTPLARQGMMDEHIYASGPFKGVRINTSYSYGIDDQEFVVSFDSDYPQEFVDLVHRLRYTEASNYTLQDTPMFTCVKKDLGDVLGDLA, from the coding sequence ATGATGGTGGACCTTGACCCCAGCGGGCAGGTCACCCAGCGGGACCCGGACCGGGCGCAGCGGCAGTTCCTGAACTACGCCTTCTTCAAGCTCGACCCCGCCTTCCGCCGCCTGTCCCCCGCCGAGCGCGAGGAACTGAAGGCCGAGTTCCTCGCCGCCGCCGAGGGCTGGGTCACGGACGCCCCGGCGGAAGCGGGCCATATCCAGCGCACCTACTCGCTCGTCGGCGTGCGCGGGGACGTGGATTTCATGCTGTGGCGCATCGCCTTTGACGTGCGTGACTTTCAAGAAGCGCAGGGGCGCCTGAACCGCACCCGCCTGATGGGCTACCTCACGCAGCCCTACAACTTCATCTCCATGAACAAGCGCAGCCAGTACGTCAACCGCGTGGAGGGCAGCGGGCACGGGCTGGAAATCCTGCCGGGGCAGGGCAAGTTCCTGTTCATCTACCCCTTTGTGAAGACGCGGGCGTGGTATGACCTCACGCCGCTGGCCCGGCAGGGGATGATGGACGAGCACATCTACGCGTCCGGCCCCTTCAAGGGCGTGCGGATCAACACCTCGTATTCCTACGGCATCGACGATCAGGAGTTCGTGGTGTCGTTTGACTCCGACTACCCGCAGGAGTTCGTGGACCTCGTCCACCGCCTGCGCTACACCGAGGCGAGCAACTACACCCTGCAGGACACGCCGATGTTCACGTGCGTGAAAAAGGACCTGGGGGACGTGCTGGGCGACCTAGCCTGA
- a CDS encoding acyl-CoA thioesterase, whose protein sequence is MTAPRETRTPIRVRYAETDAMGVAHHANYPVWFEVGRSDLMRDLGLPYAEVEARGYYLMLSGLNVEYRRAARYDEELTLVTRVGAVRSRTMTFTYQLWHEGTLLATGETRHIATDKTYRPARLPEDVMALLRAEG, encoded by the coding sequence GTGACCGCTCCCCGCGAGACCCGCACCCCCATCCGCGTGCGCTACGCCGAGACGGACGCGATGGGGGTCGCCCACCACGCCAATTACCCCGTGTGGTTCGAGGTCGGCCGCAGCGACCTGATGCGCGACCTCGGCCTGCCCTACGCCGAGGTGGAGGCGCGGGGCTACTACCTGATGCTCTCCGGCCTGAACGTGGAATACCGCCGCGCCGCCCGCTACGACGAGGAACTCACGCTGGTCACGCGGGTGGGAGCAGTGCGCTCGCGGACGATGACCTTTACCTACCAACTCTGGCACGAAGGGACGCTCCTGGCGACTGGCGAGACCCGCCACATCGCCACCGACAAGACCTACCGCCCGGCGCGGCTGCCCGAGGATGTGATGGCGCTCCTCCGGGCGGAGGGCTAG
- a CDS encoding M1 family metallopeptidase, with translation MRRSLLSLLALGLLTAAPVPAQPAPSSPADTLRDPIFPGLGQAGLDVRHYDLHLAVTEPGTREVHGVVTLTLASTRPLAQIRLDFLGPKVEAVRWNDRAVPYRVDEKAAKLTVTPPAALRPGRTARLTVEYAGAPGEIEDPDFPTPLLLGWQAVPAEGERAGANFVLSEPNGTHTFLPSNDHPSDKATFTTRVTVPRGYVAAASGVETGRVDAAGTSTFTFSQREPIPTYALGVFVDRFLRVDEPAVPVGVGGQAVVRRDFFPPETPGPVRAAYRRTDEALRVLAEWFGPYPFGAYGVAVVRPRLPALETATLSTMPLNMSTERTAVHEIAHQWFGNAVTPATWPDVWLSEGLAAYSELLWTEHLGGDGQAYAARWHANLTRAGTRPLRATRAEELFDLSTYQRGALTFHALRAEIGDAAFRDFLRAYVTRFSAGSGTVSTATFLAFVRERAGAEAEGVVQRWVEQRALPPLPVVRR, from the coding sequence ATGCGGCGTTCCCTCCTCTCCCTGCTCGCGCTGGGGCTACTGACGGCGGCACCCGTGCCCGCGCAGCCCGCCCCCAGTTCTCCCGCCGATACGCTGCGCGACCCCATCTTCCCCGGACTGGGGCAGGCGGGGCTGGACGTGCGGCACTACGACCTGCACCTCGCGGTCACGGAACCCGGTACGCGGGAGGTGCACGGGGTGGTCACGCTGACGCTGGCAAGCACGCGCCCGCTGGCGCAGATTCGGCTGGATTTCCTGGGGCCGAAGGTGGAGGCCGTGCGCTGGAATGACCGGGCGGTCCCCTACCGGGTGGACGAGAAGGCCGCCAAGCTCACGGTGACACCCCCTGCCGCGCTGCGACCCGGCAGGACCGCCCGGCTGACGGTGGAGTACGCGGGGGCGCCCGGCGAGATCGAGGACCCCGACTTCCCCACGCCGCTCTTGCTGGGCTGGCAGGCCGTCCCTGCCGAGGGCGAGCGGGCGGGGGCGAACTTCGTCCTGAGCGAGCCCAACGGCACCCACACCTTCCTGCCCTCCAACGACCATCCCTCCGACAAGGCGACCTTTACCACGCGGGTGACCGTGCCGCGCGGGTACGTGGCGGCGGCGAGCGGTGTGGAGACGGGGCGGGTGGACGCGGCGGGGACGAGCACCTTTACCTTCTCGCAGCGCGAACCCATTCCGACCTATGCGCTGGGAGTCTTCGTGGACCGCTTCCTGCGGGTAGATGAGCCAGCCGTGCCCGTGGGCGTGGGGGGGCAGGCGGTGGTGCGGCGGGACTTCTTCCCGCCGGAGACGCCCGGCCCGGTGCGGGCGGCCTACCGCCGCACCGACGAGGCGCTGCGGGTTCTTGCAGAGTGGTTCGGGCCATACCCGTTCGGCGCCTACGGGGTGGCGGTGGTCAGGCCCCGGCTGCCCGCACTGGAAACGGCCACCCTTTCCACCATGCCGCTGAACATGAGCACCGAGCGCACCGCCGTCCATGAGATCGCGCACCAGTGGTTCGGCAACGCGGTCACGCCCGCGACGTGGCCCGACGTGTGGCTCTCGGAGGGGCTGGCCGCCTATTCGGAGCTGCTGTGGACCGAGCACCTCGGCGGGGACGGGCAGGCCTACGCCGCCCGCTGGCACGCCAACCTGACCCGTGCGGGCACCCGGCCGCTGCGGGCGACGCGGGCGGAGGAACTGTTTGACCTCAGCACCTACCAGCGCGGCGCTCTGACTTTCCACGCACTGCGGGCGGAGATTGGTGACGCGGCTTTCCGCGACTTCCTGCGGGCCTACGTGACGCGCTTCTCGGCGGGGTCGGGGACAGTCAGCACGGCAACCTTCCTCGCCTTCGTGCGCGAGCGGGCGGGCGCAGAGGCCGAGGGGGTGGTGCAGCGCTGGGTGGAGCAGCGGGCGCTGCCGCCGTTGCCGGTGGTGCGGCGCTAA
- a CDS encoding LysM peptidoglycan-binding domain-containing protein yields MAQRAAFLSGVFLLLALTSPPPALAAPATVTVRPGDTLYGLARQSGVDVTQLRALNGLKGNLIRPGQVLRLREATAAAAATSSGALAPYTVRRGDTLSAIAERAGVSVAALRAANGLTGSLIRPGQKLKVPPRGTGAATRATPPRPTTEVRVIHSYVAAKPGETLGTLAQRYRTTEKNLLALNDLGRRRLYAGQRVLVPQRVPVPIPPRPTGKPVSVKRLTPLNVPVRVVNVDLRWRDVLVTPVLPPGGIGKGARVGTLSRVSGAKAVVNGSYFHPQSYIPAGDLVVRGRLVALGRIPAGLAITPDNRATIRAVPARGDGAKVAWRGMETVVAAGPSILKDGVVRRQYSSAFRDPALFGRAARSAVGLVSNRDLVLVTTHARLTTTEMGKVMARLGVRDALLLDGGSSAGLAWNGAAVLESVRSVAYGIGVFTGYEGRRYAR; encoded by the coding sequence ATGGCCCAGCGTGCTGCTTTCCTGTCCGGCGTCTTCCTCCTCCTCGCGCTGACCTCTCCCCCGCCCGCGCTGGCAGCCCCGGCGACCGTGACGGTGCGACCGGGCGATACCCTCTACGGCCTGGCCCGGCAGAGCGGGGTGGATGTGACGCAACTCCGGGCGCTCAACGGATTAAAAGGCAACCTGATTCGGCCGGGCCAGGTGCTGCGGCTGCGGGAGGCAACGGCGGCGGCGGCGGCCACATCTTCCGGTGCTCTGGCCCCCTACACCGTGCGGCGCGGGGACACCCTGAGCGCGATTGCCGAGCGGGCGGGGGTGAGCGTGGCGGCGCTGCGGGCGGCGAACGGGCTCACGGGAAGCCTGATCCGGCCGGGGCAGAAGCTGAAGGTGCCTCCACGCGGCACTGGAGCCGCGACCCGCGCCACCCCGCCTCGTCCCACCACCGAGGTGCGGGTGATTCACAGCTATGTGGCGGCCAAACCCGGCGAGACCCTGGGCACGCTGGCGCAGCGCTACCGCACCACCGAGAAGAACCTGCTGGCCCTCAACGACCTCGGGCGCCGCCGCCTCTACGCCGGCCAGCGGGTGCTGGTGCCGCAGCGGGTCCCGGTGCCCATTCCCCCCAGGCCGACCGGCAAGCCCGTCAGCGTCAAGCGGCTGACGCCCCTGAATGTCCCCGTGCGGGTCGTGAACGTGGACCTGCGTTGGCGCGACGTGCTGGTCACGCCCGTGCTGCCGCCGGGGGGCATCGGGAAAGGGGCGCGGGTGGGCACCCTGTCGCGGGTGAGCGGGGCAAAGGCGGTGGTGAACGGCAGCTATTTTCACCCGCAGTCGTATATCCCGGCGGGGGACCTTGTGGTGCGGGGACGGCTGGTGGCGCTGGGGCGCATTCCGGCGGGCCTCGCCATCACGCCCGACAACCGGGCGACCATCCGGGCCGTGCCCGCGCGGGGAGACGGGGCGAAGGTGGCGTGGCGGGGCATGGAGACGGTGGTCGCTGCCGGGCCGAGCATCCTGAAAGACGGGGTGGTGCGCCGCCAGTATTCCAGCGCCTTTCGTGACCCGGCCCTCTTCGGGCGGGCGGCCCGCAGCGCGGTGGGGCTGGTGAGCAACCGCGACCTCGTGCTCGTGACCACCCACGCGCGGCTCACCACCACCGAGATGGGCAAGGTGATGGCCCGCCTGGGAGTCCGAGACGCCCTGCTGCTGGACGGCGGCAGCAGCGCGGGGCTGGCGTGGAACGGCGCGGCGGTGCTGGAGAGCGTGCGGAGCGTGGCGTACGGCATCGGGGTGTTCACGGGGTACGAGGGGCGGCGGTATGCACGGTGA
- a CDS encoding NUDIX hydrolase, which produces MSHLSRTLPIKRAAHVYLVRGEELLLVEERMDDGSIFYGLPGGKAHPGESLADAAVRQVAVETGLTVTDLRFVSLLEGEMLRGTRNECYANFARFTAAYHGDLDPTDPEVVGVKWVPFAQVEALIRYGPPPECEERNPLIWVPTRDFLKGEARAYYPI; this is translated from the coding sequence ATGAGCCACCTGTCGCGCACCCTGCCCATCAAACGCGCCGCGCACGTCTATCTGGTGCGGGGCGAGGAACTGCTGCTCGTGGAAGAGCGCATGGACGACGGCAGCATCTTCTACGGCCTGCCCGGCGGCAAGGCGCACCCCGGCGAGAGCCTCGCGGACGCCGCCGTGCGGCAGGTGGCGGTGGAAACGGGCCTGACGGTCACCGACCTGCGCTTCGTAAGCCTGCTGGAAGGCGAGATGCTGCGCGGCACCCGCAACGAGTGCTACGCCAACTTCGCCCGCTTCACGGCCGCCTACCACGGCGACCTCGACCCCACCGACCCGGAGGTCGTGGGCGTCAAGTGGGTGCCCTTCGCGCAGGTCGAGGCTCTCATTCGCTACGGCCCGCCCCCGGAATGCGAGGAACGCAACCCCCTGATCTGGGTGCCCACGCGCGACTTCCTGAAGGGGGAGGCGCGGGCGTACTACCCGATCTAG
- a CDS encoding aldo/keto reductase, whose amino-acid sequence MEYRKLLGTDLTVSAVGFGVWTVGTTWWGVKDEEMAVRLLRRAYDLGVTFFDNADTYASGRAEEIQRRALGDVREKIVIGTKFGYDIYTHPERPGQQERPHDWTPAYLRKALEGSLKRLGTDYIDYYQLHNCRLDAIRQDDLWAELEELKAEGLIRAYGTALGPALNERQIEEGIASIRERRAPTQIIYNLLEQVLGEQILPVAEAEGVGVMARVPHASGLLEGYMTLDTEFEPGDHRNWRMTTNARRKAWMEDGLKKVEQLNAEFVEGRGRTIGQLAIGFALRSPAMASILPNIYDEKGLEEYVQTFAAAPLTDAEYDQIQSLYRANFGLTHDLRGQAVTG is encoded by the coding sequence ATGGAGTACCGCAAACTGCTGGGCACCGACCTCACCGTGAGCGCGGTGGGGTTCGGCGTGTGGACCGTCGGCACGACGTGGTGGGGCGTCAAGGACGAGGAGATGGCCGTCCGCCTGCTGCGCCGCGCCTACGACCTCGGGGTCACGTTTTTCGACAACGCCGACACCTACGCCTCGGGCCGCGCCGAGGAAATCCAGCGCCGGGCGCTGGGGGACGTGCGCGAGAAGATCGTCATCGGCACCAAATTCGGCTACGACATCTATACCCACCCCGAGCGGCCGGGGCAGCAGGAGCGCCCGCACGACTGGACGCCCGCGTACCTCCGCAAGGCGCTGGAAGGCTCCTTGAAGCGGCTGGGCACCGACTACATCGACTACTACCAGTTGCACAACTGCCGCCTGGACGCCATCCGTCAGGACGATCTGTGGGCCGAGCTGGAGGAGCTCAAGGCCGAGGGACTCATCCGCGCTTACGGCACCGCGCTGGGTCCGGCGCTCAACGAGCGGCAGATCGAGGAGGGCATCGCCTCCATCCGGGAGCGCCGCGCCCCCACCCAGATCATCTACAACCTGCTCGAGCAGGTGCTGGGCGAACAGATTCTGCCTGTCGCGGAAGCCGAGGGCGTGGGCGTGATGGCCCGCGTGCCGCACGCCTCCGGGCTCTTGGAGGGCTACATGACCCTCGACACCGAGTTCGAGCCCGGCGACCACCGCAACTGGCGCATGACCACCAACGCCCGCCGCAAGGCCTGGATGGAAGACGGCCTGAAGAAGGTTGAGCAACTGAATGCCGAGTTCGTGGAGGGCCGGGGCCGGACCATCGGCCAGCTCGCCATCGGGTTCGCGCTGCGTTCGCCCGCGATGGCGAGCATTCTCCCCAACATCTACGACGAGAAGGGGCTGGAGGAATACGTGCAGACCTTTGCCGCCGCGCCCCTGACGGACGCGGAATACGATCAGATTCAGAGCCTCTACCGGGCCAACTTCGGTCTGACCCATGACCTGCGCGGTCAGGCGGTGACGGGGTGA
- a CDS encoding sensor histidine kinase, with the protein MMRRMTRTALPPVPPPGRPGLLADLRDAQTYRTALYVALALPLGLLVTGLLLGGVLAGVVTLPLLVGAGLLLGTLWLVPGLADVQRGMARLLGLHFAPAGPPPPGGVAGWLRATLADGATYRALMFHLLQLPLAALCWAVLGVLLAASVLGLTAPWWAVGPLPVSWGGGEVTLSAPGVAGLVLAGAGGLLVTGGVLNLLGRVWAWLAFALLSVPQDGVSARREVVALRRAAGRVALGDDLGATLADLAGQARAASTAQAVALTAPDGTLRTVSGPDHPALHGPGPLPPPGGADVRPLPGGGTLATLPVVAGGRDGGTLRAAYAAGARPGGEELAFLLSIADHAGTALHAAELIARAGERGGELERARLARELHDSVAQALYGITLGAKTARATLDRDPARARESLDYTIRLAEGGVSEMKALLFSLRPDALEEGGLVAALAQTAHALEARHGLTVHADTPEEPSLAPHAQAAAYRVAQEALHNVVKHARAREVWLSVRGEGGRVRLEVRDDGRGFDPAALPGGTLGQRSMRERAREAGGELTVQSEPGAGTTVTLTLPAALPGSS; encoded by the coding sequence ATGATGAGGCGGATGACCCGCACCGCCCTGCCCCCTGTCCCGCCGCCTGGCCGCCCCGGCCTGCTGGCCGACCTGCGGGACGCGCAAACCTACCGCACGGCCCTGTACGTGGCGCTGGCGCTGCCGCTGGGCCTGCTGGTGACGGGGCTGCTGCTGGGGGGCGTGCTGGCCGGGGTGGTGACGCTGCCGCTCCTCGTGGGGGCCGGGCTGCTGCTGGGCACCCTGTGGCTGGTGCCGGGGCTGGCGGACGTGCAGCGGGGAATGGCGCGGCTGCTGGGGCTGCACTTCGCCCCAGCAGGGCCTCCCCCGCCGGGCGGGGTGGCGGGCTGGCTGCGGGCCACCCTCGCGGACGGGGCGACCTACCGGGCGCTGATGTTCCACCTGCTGCAACTGCCCCTCGCGGCGCTGTGCTGGGCGGTGCTGGGCGTGCTGCTGGCGGCCTCCGTGCTGGGACTGACTGCGCCGTGGTGGGCGGTGGGTCCCCTCCCGGTGAGCTGGGGGGGTGGGGAGGTGACCCTCTCCGCACCCGGTGTGGCGGGGCTGGTGCTGGCGGGAGCGGGCGGCCTGCTGGTCACGGGCGGGGTTCTAAACCTGCTGGGGCGGGTGTGGGCGTGGCTGGCCTTCGCGCTGCTCTCGGTGCCCCAGGACGGGGTGAGTGCCCGGCGGGAGGTCGTGGCGCTGCGCCGGGCCGCTGGCCGGGTGGCGCTGGGAGACGACCTGGGGGCGACCCTGGCGGACCTCGCGGGGCAGGCGCGGGCGGCGAGTACGGCGCAGGCGGTGGCGCTGACGGCCCCGGACGGCACCCTGCGGACGGTGAGTGGCCCGGACCACCCCGCCCTGCACGGTCCCGGTCCCCTGCCGCCACCCGGCGGGGCGGACGTGCGGCCCCTGCCCGGTGGCGGCACCCTGGCGACCCTCCCGGTGGTGGCAGGCGGGCGTGACGGCGGCACCCTGCGGGCCGCATACGCGGCGGGCGCCCGCCCCGGCGGGGAGGAACTCGCCTTCCTGCTGTCCATCGCGGACCACGCGGGGACCGCCCTGCACGCCGCCGAACTCATCGCGCGGGCGGGCGAGCGCGGCGGCGAGCTGGAACGGGCGCGGCTGGCCCGCGAGTTGCACGACAGCGTGGCGCAGGCCCTCTACGGCATCACCCTGGGCGCCAAGACCGCCCGCGCCACCCTGGACCGCGACCCGGCCCGCGCCCGCGAGAGCCTCGACTACACCATCCGGCTGGCCGAAGGTGGCGTCTCCGAGATGAAGGCCCTGCTGTTCAGCCTGCGCCCCGACGCGCTGGAGGAAGGCGGGCTGGTCGCGGCCCTCGCGCAGACCGCCCACGCCCTGGAAGCGCGGCACGGCCTGACCGTCCACGCCGACACGCCGGAAGAACCGTCTCTCGCCCCCCACGCCCAGGCCGCCGCCTACCGGGTCGCGCAGGAGGCCCTGCACAACGTGGTCAAGCACGCCCGCGCCCGCGAGGTGTGGCTCTCGGTCCGCGGGGAGGGAGGCAGGGTGCGACTGGAAGTGCGCGACGACGGGCGCGGGTTCGACCCCGCCGCGCTGCCCGGCGGCACCCTGGGCCAGCGCTCCATGCGCGAGCGGGCACGGGAGGCGGGGGGCGAGTTGACGGTGCAGAGCGAGCCCGGCGCGGGCACCACCGTCACCCTGACCCTGCCCGCTGCCCTCCCGGGGTCCTCGTGA